The stretch of DNA ACGCGGTCACGCTGGTGATCGTCGCGATCTACATCTTCATCGAGGCGGCCCATCGGTTGATGAATCCCGTTGCGGTCCAGGCGCCGGTGATGATGATCGTTGCCGCCGCCGGCGTCGTCATGAATGGAGCCATTGCCATCATGCTGCGCGGCAGCAGTCACGACGTAAACGTTCGCAGCGCGTTCATCCACATGCTCGGCGACACGCTCTCGACGGCTTCGGTGATCATTGGTGGCTGGGCCATTCTGTGGACTGGACGAAACTGGATCGATCCAGCGCTCTCCTTTGCGATTGCGGCGCTGATCCTGTGGTCATCGTTCGGAATCATCCGCGAGACGTTGAACATCCTGCTTGAAGGCACTCCGAAGGGAGTGAGCATGGAGCGTCTGGCTCAGGCGATGAAAGAAGTCGATGGAGTGCGCGACGTGCACGATCTCCATGTCTGGAGCATTGGCTCGGAGATGCACGCGCTCTCTTGCCACATTGCGATTGCCGACATTCCCCCATCGGAAAGCGAGATCATTCTGCATGAAGTAAAAGAGCGTCTGGCCGAAGGCTTCCACATCCACCACACGACCATCCAGTTCGAGCACGAAAAGTGCGACATCGCCCACGGCTGTGTAATGCCGGTCTCGATCGAAGAAGCTCATCATCACGAACACTGAGGGGATCGGGTGATCGGCCATCGGGTGAAGTGAAAGACGAAACCTGACGCGGATTTCGCGGATGGGACGCGGATCAACTCCGAATTCGAGACAGAAGTCAGATCAGGGCCAGCCTGTCTCTGCCGTGCAAATCCGCCTGCAAGTCTTTCGAGTGTTCACTTCATAGGAGTTGTTCAGTTTCAATCAAGAACCGGGAAACGAACCCGAATCATCCCGAGCTTTCGCGTGATCCGCGTCCCATCCGCGAAATCCGCGTCGTGTTTTGCATTTGCATTTGCATTTGTCCGCTGGTTCAAGCGATGATCCGATGCCTTTCCCCTCTGCTACTCTGATTTCGTGAGCGTGCACAATCCTGCCTATTTCACCGTAATCGGACTCGCGGCGGGAACTTTCACCACGCTCTCATTCGTTCCGCAACTTGTGAAAACCGTGCGCACTCGGCGCACGAAAGATATGTCGGGATTGTGGCTCACATGCTTCATCTGTGGACTGATTCTGTGGCTGACCTACGGCCTGCTGCTTCCGTCCATGCCGATCATCCTGGCCAATGCCGCAACTCTGCTGCTTACGCTCCCGATTTTGTTCATCAAGATCGCCCAACGGAATCGCCCCGAATAAGACGTCACGCGCGCGCTGATCAGCATATCGTCGGCCATCCTTCCCCTTACCTAAGCGCAACAAAAGTAAGACAGAGGAGAGCTCATGAAAATTTTCCGAAACATGGCATTAGTTGCCAGCCTGGCGATGTGTGTACCGCTGGTTGCACAAACCGCAGGACAGGACATGAAGAATGCCGGTCACGATACAGCCAACGCAACCAAGAAAACCGCTCACAAAGTAAAGCGTGGAACCAAAAAGGGCGTCCACAAAACCGCTCACGCCACCAAGAAAGGCGCGAATAAGGTAGAAGGGAAGACCGACACCACTAATCCCAAATAAGATATGAGGGCGCCACGCCTCACCGCTTGACTCGCAGCCTAGTCGTGGACCGCGGACTAGTCCGTCTTGTGCTCGATCTGTTCCGCACTCTCAAGCGGTTTGCGGGCGAAGTAGTAGAGCGAGGCGGCTAACAAGGCAAATGTAATCACGGCGAGAATGTTGCTGTTCGCCGTTGCCGGAAATTTCGCTCCCCAACCAAGAGAATTTTCTGGCAGCTTTTTCAGCTTCTCCAGCAACTTGATGATGATCCCGATGAGGCCCATGATGCCGCCCGCGGCAATGAGGCCGCTGGCAAATAAAGAGCCAGGGCTGACTTCGCTTTCTGCGGGAGTTTCTCCGGCGCGCTTAGCTGACGACTCCACCAGCCAGCGAATGATTCCTCCAGCAAAGATCGCGAGCGTCGTTCCGATTGACAGATAAGCTCCGACAGCGAAAGCCAGAGAACGGATTCCCAGCAGTTCAACCACTACCACCAGAAACACGCCTAACATCACGAGTCCCCAGGGAAGCTTACGCGTGAGGATTCCATTGATCACAGTCGACATCAACTGCGCCTGCGGAGCAGCGGCCTGTTCGCTGCCGATTCCTTGAATCCATTGGACCTCAATCTGTCCTGTTTTGGGATCATAAAGGTACTTGCCATTCGCAACTTCGGGCGAGTTGATCGCGTTCAGCAGGTAGTAATCGGAGCCGGATTTTGTTATTTCCTGGCCCTGGGGATCCTTGTAGCTGAAGTGATCGCGATCAAACGTCTTTTTTCCGTTGTTTTCTTCGAGCGTCACGCCAGCAGGCAGATGATTGATATCGAGCTGCTTCGTGAGTGGACGAAATTGTTCC from Terriglobales bacterium encodes:
- a CDS encoding cation diffusion facilitator family transporter, translating into MHAHVHGTASTSKLLRIALLLTLAYIVVTVVAGLKAHSLALLSEAGHNVSDFLALLLSWVAVYLATRPPSSTKTYGYHRAGVLAAFVNAVTLVIVAIYIFIEAAHRLMNPVAVQAPVMMIVAAAGVVMNGAIAIMLRGSSHDVNVRSAFIHMLGDTLSTASVIIGGWAILWTGRNWIDPALSFAIAALILWSSFGIIRETLNILLEGTPKGVSMERLAQAMKEVDGVRDVHDLHVWSIGSEMHALSCHIAIADIPPSESEIILHEVKERLAEGFHIHHTTIQFEHEKCDIAHGCVMPVSIEEAHHHEH
- a CDS encoding SemiSWEET transporter → MSVHNPAYFTVIGLAAGTFTTLSFVPQLVKTVRTRRTKDMSGLWLTCFICGLILWLTYGLLLPSMPIILANAATLLLTLPILFIKIAQRNRPE